The following coding sequences are from one Streptomyces sp. NBC_01485 window:
- the tadA gene encoding tRNA adenosine(34) deaminase TadA: MRLALDEARLAARGGDVPVGAVLLAPDGTTVLAAGHNEREAGGDPTAHAEVLAVRRAAAKLGEWRLTGCTLVVTLEPCTMCAGALVQSRVDRVVYGARDDKAGAAGSLWDVVRDRRLNHRPEVVEGVLAQECAGLLTEFFRDR, encoded by the coding sequence ATGCGGCTCGCGCTGGACGAGGCCCGGCTGGCCGCCCGGGGCGGAGACGTCCCGGTCGGCGCCGTCCTGCTGGCTCCGGACGGCACGACGGTCCTCGCCGCCGGCCACAACGAACGTGAGGCGGGCGGCGATCCGACGGCCCACGCGGAGGTGCTCGCCGTCCGGCGGGCCGCCGCGAAGCTCGGCGAGTGGCGGCTGACCGGCTGCACACTCGTCGTGACCCTCGAACCGTGCACGATGTGCGCGGGCGCACTCGTGCAGTCCCGGGTGGACCGGGTCGTCTACGGCGCCCGCGACGACAAGGCGGGCGCGGCCGGCTCCCTCTGGGACGTCGTCCGCGACCGACGCCTCAACCACCGCCCCGAGGTCGTCGAGGGCGTCCTCGCGCAGGAGTGCGCGGGGCTCCTCACGGAGTTCTTCCGCGACCGCTGA
- a CDS encoding RNA polymerase sigma factor SigF — MTVSASTAPPQHEAPPAPAPAPALETVPEAAAETVPEAAPAPERRRGADTRALTQLLFGELKVLQPGTPEHNRVRGALIEANLPLVRYAAGRFRSRNEPMEDVVQVGTIGLINAIDRFDPDRGVQFPTFAMPTVVGEIKRYFRDNVRTVHVPRRLHELWVQVNSATEDLTTAFGRTPTTAEIAERLRIGEDEVLSCIEAGRSYHATSLEAAQEGDGLPGLLDRLGYEDPALDGVEHRDLVRHLLVQLPEREQRILLLRYYSNLTQSQISAELGVSQMHVSRLLARSFQRLRSANRIEA; from the coding sequence TTGACCGTGTCGGCCAGTACTGCGCCGCCTCAGCACGAGGCACCCCCGGCACCCGCTCCGGCGCCCGCCCTGGAAACCGTCCCGGAGGCCGCCGCGGAGACCGTCCCGGAAGCCGCCCCGGCGCCCGAGCGGCGCCGCGGCGCCGACACCCGGGCGCTGACCCAACTGCTCTTCGGCGAGCTCAAGGTGCTCCAGCCGGGCACGCCGGAGCACAACCGGGTGCGCGGGGCGCTCATCGAGGCCAACCTCCCGCTCGTGCGCTACGCGGCCGGCCGTTTCCGCTCCCGCAACGAGCCGATGGAGGACGTCGTCCAGGTCGGCACCATCGGCCTGATCAACGCCATCGACCGGTTCGACCCGGACCGGGGCGTGCAGTTCCCGACGTTCGCGATGCCGACGGTCGTCGGCGAGATCAAGCGGTACTTCCGCGACAACGTCCGCACGGTCCACGTGCCGCGCCGGCTGCACGAGTTGTGGGTGCAGGTGAACAGCGCGACCGAGGATCTGACGACCGCCTTCGGGCGCACCCCGACGACGGCCGAGATCGCCGAGCGGCTGCGCATCGGCGAGGACGAGGTGCTCTCCTGCATCGAGGCCGGACGGTCGTACCACGCGACGTCCCTGGAAGCCGCCCAGGAGGGCGACGGGCTGCCGGGCCTGCTGGACCGCCTCGGCTACGAGGACCCGGCGCTGGACGGCGTGGAGCACCGCGACCTCGTCCGCCACCTCCTGGTCCAACTCCCGGAGCGCGAACAGCGCATCCTGCTGCTGCGCTACTACAGCAACCTCACGCAGTCCCAGATCAGCGCGGAACTCGGCGTCTCCCAGATGCACGTGTCCCGGCTACTCGCGCGTAGCTTCCAGCGACTGCGCTCGGCGAACCGCATCGAGGCGTGA
- a CDS encoding Dabb family protein — MIRHLVLFKLNEGVERDDPRVVRGEAAFRALGGQIDELRFWELGWNISDRPIAYDFAINSAVEDADALKRYLEHPAHQAGVALWREFATWVVADYEF, encoded by the coding sequence ATGATCCGCCACCTGGTCCTTTTCAAGCTCAACGAGGGCGTCGAGCGCGACGATCCCCGGGTCGTTCGGGGCGAGGCGGCCTTCCGGGCGCTGGGCGGCCAGATCGACGAACTGCGCTTCTGGGAGCTGGGCTGGAACATCAGCGACCGCCCCATCGCCTACGACTTCGCGATCAACTCGGCCGTCGAGGACGCGGACGCGCTGAAGCGGTATCTCGAGCACCCGGCCCATCAGGCGGGTGTCGCCCTGTGGCGGGAGTTCGCCACCTGGGTGGTCGCCGACTACGAGTTCTGA
- a CDS encoding type II toxin-antitoxin system VapB family antitoxin, whose translation MIFKRIGNGRPYPDHGRESTRQWADVAPRPVRLDQLVTTKQQLDLETLLAEDSTFYGDLFAHVVKWQGDLYLEDGLHRAVRAALQQRQVLHARVLELD comes from the coding sequence GTGATCTTCAAGCGCATCGGAAACGGCCGGCCGTACCCCGACCACGGCCGGGAAAGCACCCGGCAGTGGGCGGACGTCGCGCCGCGCCCGGTCCGCCTCGATCAGCTGGTGACCACCAAGCAGCAGCTCGACCTGGAAACCCTGCTCGCGGAGGACTCGACCTTCTACGGCGACCTCTTCGCGCACGTCGTGAAGTGGCAGGGCGACCTGTACCTGGAGGACGGACTGCACCGCGCGGTGCGGGCGGCGCTCCAGCAGCGACAGGTGCTGCACGCGCGCGTGCTCGAGCTGGACTGA
- a CDS encoding DUF7003 family protein, whose protein sequence is MMTTSSILGQLDASADQGTFPDLNNGYVHPVDVRLHLFGDATRWALLVELLGYNPREGSLADVLHVYGNCLTGGRPGYGTFLDRVDNMAEIDPEGDEVYAGGAPVIVDGTALTVAADAGTPLQDVFRLLVPEHRELLLADETELRAEILADLPALLRLDEWNQPEELWDVPPGTHETFRLLAEVLNSGDASRYRPTLPPNTHWAHWPEAGTL, encoded by the coding sequence ATGATGACGACCTCGTCGATCCTGGGTCAGCTCGACGCCTCTGCCGACCAGGGGACGTTCCCCGACCTGAACAACGGCTACGTCCACCCGGTCGACGTCCGCCTCCACCTGTTCGGCGACGCCACCCGCTGGGCCCTGCTCGTGGAACTGCTCGGCTACAACCCGCGCGAGGGCAGCCTCGCCGACGTCCTCCACGTCTACGGCAACTGCCTCACGGGGGGCCGGCCCGGGTACGGCACCTTCCTGGACCGGGTGGACAACATGGCGGAGATCGACCCGGAGGGCGACGAGGTGTACGCGGGCGGGGCCCCGGTCATCGTCGACGGAACGGCGCTGACGGTGGCCGCCGACGCCGGAACACCGTTGCAGGACGTGTTCCGGCTGCTGGTCCCCGAGCACCGGGAACTGCTCTTGGCCGACGAGACGGAACTGCGGGCCGAGATCCTCGCCGATCTGCCGGCGCTGCTGCGGCTCGACGAGTGGAACCAGCCCGAGGAGCTGTGGGACGTCCCGCCCGGCACGCACGAGACGTTCAGGCTGCTGGCGGAGGTGCTGAACTCGGGGGACGCGTCCCGCTACCGGCCGACTCTGCCCCCGAACACACATTGGGCGCACTGGCCGGAGGCGGGGACGCTGTAG
- a CDS encoding tRNA adenosine deaminase-associated protein gives MYFAALLARTEDGWEASDTELDDVETLSDLADLAREASPDDDTVLVLIEQEDSWFGVVRIDGEEDPRIFVSDAAAAARSSYGEILLTDELLGRDPDADDADLDALDLDGTEDGENDNNEDDDEASAGPEGGGSAEIVPHGPLGDSRILDDLGVGEKELKSLSEDAVTEIAEALGASEVLETVR, from the coding sequence GTGTACTTCGCCGCACTGCTCGCGCGCACCGAAGACGGGTGGGAAGCGAGCGACACAGAGCTCGACGATGTGGAAACCCTGTCGGATCTGGCCGACCTGGCCCGGGAAGCCTCTCCCGACGACGACACGGTGCTCGTGCTGATCGAGCAGGAGGACTCCTGGTTCGGAGTCGTCCGCATCGACGGCGAGGAGGACCCTCGCATCTTCGTCTCCGACGCCGCTGCCGCCGCCCGGAGCTCGTACGGCGAGATCCTGCTCACCGACGAACTGCTCGGAAGGGATCCGGATGCCGACGACGCGGATCTGGACGCCCTCGACCTCGACGGCACCGAGGACGGTGAGAACGACAACAACGAGGACGACGACGAGGCCTCCGCCGGCCCCGAAGGCGGCGGCTCCGCCGAAATCGTGCCGCACGGCCCGCTCGGCGACTCCCGCATCCTCGACGACCTCGGCGTCGGCGAGAAGGAACTGAAGTCGCTGTCCGAGGACGCCGTCACCGAGATCGCCGAGGCCCTGGGCGCCTCGGAGGTCCTGGAGACCGTCCGCTGA
- a CDS encoding PLD nuclease N-terminal domain-containing protein: MLEQLLTAVPMVLVAVLNLGALLNCVRTPAERVRYVPKLLWLLFILSTSLIGALAWLYLGKRPKPSESLPHETMPSENIRSTTKGPAHRAGPLVHQR; the protein is encoded by the coding sequence ATGCTGGAGCAACTGCTGACCGCCGTTCCGATGGTCCTCGTAGCCGTGCTGAACCTGGGGGCGTTGCTCAACTGCGTCCGCACACCCGCCGAGCGCGTCCGCTACGTGCCGAAGCTGCTGTGGCTGCTCTTCATCCTCAGCACCTCGCTCATCGGCGCCCTCGCCTGGCTGTACCTGGGCAAACGCCCCAAGCCAAGCGAGAGCCTGCCGCACGAGACCATGCCGAGCGAGAACATACGAAGCACGACAAAGGGCCCGGCTCATCGAGCCGGACCCTTGGTCCACCAGCGGTAG
- a CDS encoding GNAT family N-acetyltransferase — translation MSDPRTQNAHVHEQVVDGFGTVGIRRLDAEGDADVVHAWVSEERAAFWGMNGLTRDQVAGIYAHMDTLDTHHAFLAELDGVPAALFQLYEPTADRVGEVYEVEPGDVGVHLLLAPAGEGGARPGWSAVIMGAFASYVMIGLDRRRAVVDPDVRHEKAIARFLRQGFEAGPVVTLPEVDLPDVYLPEKQAQLAFLRREVAFPG, via the coding sequence ATGTCTGACCCCCGCACACAGAACGCCCATGTGCACGAGCAGGTGGTCGACGGTTTCGGCACCGTCGGCATCCGCCGCCTCGACGCCGAGGGCGACGCCGACGTCGTCCACGCCTGGGTGAGCGAGGAACGGGCCGCGTTCTGGGGCATGAACGGCCTGACGCGGGACCAAGTCGCCGGGATCTACGCCCACATGGACACGCTGGACACCCATCACGCCTTCCTCGCCGAGCTGGACGGCGTCCCGGCAGCCCTCTTCCAGCTCTACGAGCCGACCGCGGACCGGGTCGGCGAGGTCTACGAGGTCGAGCCCGGGGACGTCGGCGTGCACCTGCTCCTCGCGCCGGCGGGCGAGGGGGGCGCGCGGCCGGGCTGGTCGGCGGTGATCATGGGCGCGTTCGCCTCGTACGTCATGATCGGACTGGACCGGCGGCGGGCCGTGGTGGACCCGGACGTACGGCACGAGAAGGCCATCGCCCGGTTCCTGCGGCAGGGCTTCGAGGCGGGACCGGTCGTCACGCTCCCGGAGGTCGACCTGCCGGACGTGTACCTGCCGGAGAAGCAGGCCCAGCTCGCCTTCCTGAGGCGGGAGGTAGCGTTCCCCGGGTGA
- a CDS encoding LytR C-terminal domain-containing protein has protein sequence MGGKYRITGDKFPRMRPHRRRGRLGVVVVACGALLGVAGWGTLQLIDVFTGGGGTATAAGADCSTKATKATKNAANAANATNNAKNAKAGPAPSSSAGATGATGTLPKPAQITVNVFNATTRSGLAKTTADELRKRGFKIGEVGNASKQYDKKVAGTGILLGPAASLNTSLPVLATQLNTAERRTDAARTGPTVDLIIGTGFKALTSQADATKALTALAAPKPTAGADTKKAC, from the coding sequence ATGGGCGGTAAATACCGGATCACGGGGGACAAGTTCCCCCGCATGCGCCCCCATCGGCGACGCGGCAGGCTGGGCGTCGTGGTCGTAGCCTGCGGCGCCTTGCTCGGCGTGGCCGGCTGGGGCACCCTGCAGCTCATCGACGTCTTCACGGGCGGCGGAGGGACAGCCACGGCTGCCGGTGCCGACTGCTCGACGAAGGCCACCAAGGCTACGAAAAACGCCGCGAACGCCGCGAACGCTACGAACAACGCGAAAAACGCCAAGGCGGGCCCCGCGCCCTCCTCGTCCGCCGGTGCCACGGGCGCCACGGGCACGCTGCCCAAGCCCGCGCAGATCACCGTGAACGTCTTCAACGCCACGACCCGCAGCGGCCTCGCCAAGACCACCGCGGACGAGCTGAGGAAACGCGGCTTCAAGATCGGCGAAGTGGGCAACGCCAGCAAGCAGTACGACAAGAAGGTCGCCGGAACCGGGATACTGCTCGGCCCCGCGGCCTCCCTGAACACCTCGCTACCGGTCCTCGCCACGCAGCTCAACACCGCCGAGCGCCGCACCGACGCCGCCCGCACCGGGCCGACCGTCGACCTGATCATCGGCACCGGTTTCAAGGCGCTGACCAGCCAGGCGGACGCGACCAAGGCACTGACGGCCCTGGCAGCACCGAAGCCGACAGCAGGCGCCGACACGAAGAAGGCCTGCTGA
- a CDS encoding siderophore-interacting protein, which yields MAQGRGWEGAVLKLMRAKDFTLTVTGVEEVTGDYRRLHLTDGGLLATTGVHPTIWVRLWFDNAGKPHQRAYTLVDPDPAAGAFSLEFALHEGAASDWARAAKPGDTIEATVQGTGFEPPAPAPSHVLVIGDPASLPAINSLLGPDEGALGSAPATVWFEGSPDGTDGLPFRTDPARHEIRHVPRRDGGAGLVERVKAELPALLTATPDPYIWIACDTLTTRTLTAYLRKELAVPKERVHALGYWRAS from the coding sequence ATGGCGCAGGGGCGGGGCTGGGAGGGCGCGGTCCTCAAATTGATGCGCGCGAAGGACTTCACACTCACCGTCACGGGGGTGGAGGAGGTCACCGGCGACTACCGCCGGCTGCACCTCACCGACGGCGGGCTGCTCGCCACCACCGGGGTCCACCCGACGATCTGGGTCCGGCTCTGGTTCGACAACGCGGGCAAACCGCACCAGCGGGCCTACACCCTGGTCGATCCGGACCCGGCGGCCGGCGCCTTCAGCCTGGAGTTCGCCCTGCACGAGGGCGCCGCCAGCGACTGGGCACGGGCCGCGAAGCCCGGCGACACCATCGAGGCGACCGTCCAGGGCACCGGCTTCGAACCGCCCGCCCCGGCCCCCTCCCACGTCCTCGTGATCGGCGACCCGGCCTCCCTGCCCGCCATCAACTCCCTGCTCGGCCCGGACGAGGGCGCGCTCGGCTCCGCCCCGGCGACCGTCTGGTTCGAGGGCTCCCCAGACGGCACGGACGGCCTCCCCTTCCGGACCGACCCCGCCCGCCACGAGATACGGCACGTGCCCCGCCGCGACGGAGGCGCGGGCCTCGTCGAACGCGTGAAGGCGGAACTCCCCGCCCTCCTGACGGCCACCCCCGACCCGTACATCTGGATCGCCTGCGACACCCTCACCACCCGGACCCTGACGGCCTACCTGCGCAAGGAACTGGCCGTCCCCAAGGAGCGCGTGCACGCACTGGGGTACTGGCGCGCAAGCTGA
- a CDS encoding penicillin acylase family protein: MTTEIYRDAWGVPHLRADSARALARLQGLVTARDRAWQLEVERHRARGTSASFLGPEALPWDRFVRRARLDDTARRCFDELERRDPETADWVRAYVDGVNEGLTAAKTPEQTAQQAPGQAPDQAVGQAPGQATGQVPGQAPGQATGQVPGQAPGQATGQVPGQPSGQAAGQPSGQAAGQPSGQAADRTSGQSPDQTPCQAPEFARVGLVPGRWEPWTPLAVWLATHILFAGFPAKLWREEAARHLGPEAVGLFAADGPGTSGSNGWLVSGARTVTGQPVIAGDPHRFIEDPGVYQQIRLACDEFDVVGLAVPGVPGIAHFGHTGTVAWAITNAMADYQDLYRERLRRTGAGVEALGPDGTWRRVARHTELVRVAGEKTAEVEILETERGPVIAGGPEGLDDGTPDDGPPLALSLRHPPRVTGDLGFGALLPLLRARRVADVDRALDLWAEPVNVVQAADTEGGLLHRVAGRVPQRAAANGTRLVPAWEPGHEWTGWHETPRAGLADGVAVMANQRGPAGELGVEFAPPHRADRIRALLAEKRAWTASDMPALHMDTYLASAAPLLDHLAALGDLTGPAAGLRDRLLRWDRRMDADSREAAGFAVLRSALVRRLAAHPAFAALTAPPAYPEVFLPWLALLPRIGFALEHLLRAEELFGIDRPALVREALEEVAAQAQVQAQVQAQSQLSGRWGDTHRLAPWRALPDASDQAAPALSGDHDCVLCTSAVPGWTDLAARGPAARYVWDLARREDSLWVVPYGASGLPGHPHHHDQLPLWLKGELAPVVTDWAHLTKESDDV; encoded by the coding sequence GTGACCACCGAGATCTACCGTGACGCCTGGGGCGTTCCGCATCTGCGGGCCGACAGCGCCCGCGCGCTCGCCCGTCTCCAGGGTCTGGTCACCGCCCGCGACCGCGCCTGGCAACTGGAGGTCGAACGGCACCGCGCCCGGGGCACCTCGGCCTCCTTCCTCGGCCCCGAAGCCCTCCCCTGGGACCGTTTCGTACGCCGCGCCCGCCTCGACGACACGGCGAGACGCTGCTTCGACGAACTGGAGAGACGGGACCCGGAGACGGCGGACTGGGTACGGGCGTACGTCGACGGCGTCAACGAGGGGCTGACGGCAGCAAAAACCCCAGAGCAGACCGCCCAACAAGCCCCGGGCCAAGCGCCCGACCAAGCCGTCGGCCAAGCCCCGGGCCAAGCCACCGGGCAAGTCCCAGGCCAAGCCCCGGGCCAAGCCACCGGGCAAGTCCCAGGCCAAGCCCCGGGCCAAGCCACCGGGCAAGTCCCAGGCCAACCCTCCGGGCAAGCCGCAGGCCAACCCTCCGGGCAAGCCGCAGGCCAACCCTCCGGGCAAGCCGCAGACCGAACCTCCGGCCAATCTCCCGACCAAACCCCCTGCCAAGCCCCCGAGTTCGCGCGGGTCGGGCTCGTGCCCGGGCGTTGGGAGCCTTGGACCCCGCTGGCCGTCTGGCTGGCCACGCACATCCTGTTCGCCGGGTTTCCCGCCAAGCTGTGGCGCGAGGAGGCCGCCCGGCATCTCGGCCCCGAGGCGGTCGGTCTGTTCGCCGCCGACGGACCCGGCACCTCCGGCAGCAACGGCTGGCTGGTGAGCGGCGCCCGGACGGTCACCGGGCAGCCGGTGATCGCCGGCGACCCGCACCGCTTCATCGAGGACCCCGGCGTCTACCAGCAGATCCGCCTGGCCTGCGACGAGTTCGACGTCGTAGGCCTCGCCGTCCCCGGTGTCCCCGGCATCGCGCACTTCGGCCACACCGGCACGGTCGCCTGGGCCATCACCAACGCCATGGCCGACTACCAGGACCTCTACCGCGAACGGCTGCGTCGCACGGGCGCGGGCGTGGAGGCCCTCGGCCCCGACGGCACCTGGCGGCGGGTCGCCCGGCACACCGAACTCGTGCGCGTCGCAGGGGAGAAGACCGCCGAGGTCGAGATCCTGGAGACGGAACGCGGGCCGGTGATCGCCGGTGGTCCGGAGGGCCTCGACGACGGGACCCCGGACGACGGCCCCCCGCTCGCCCTGAGCCTGCGCCACCCGCCCCGCGTCACCGGCGACCTGGGGTTCGGCGCGCTGCTGCCGCTGCTCCGGGCCCGCCGGGTCGCCGACGTGGACCGCGCCCTCGACCTGTGGGCCGAGCCCGTCAACGTCGTCCAGGCCGCCGACACCGAGGGCGGCCTGCTGCACCGGGTCGCGGGCCGGGTGCCACAGCGCGCGGCGGCCAACGGCACCCGGCTGGTGCCCGCCTGGGAACCCGGCCACGAGTGGACCGGCTGGCACGAGACGCCCCGCGCGGGACTGGCCGACGGCGTTGCCGTGATGGCCAACCAGCGTGGCCCGGCAGGGGAGTTGGGCGTCGAGTTCGCCCCGCCGCACCGCGCCGACCGCATCCGGGCGCTGCTGGCGGAGAAGCGCGCCTGGACCGCGTCCGACATGCCGGCCCTCCACATGGACACGTATCTCGCCTCCGCAGCCCCCCTGTTGGACCACCTGGCCGCCCTCGGCGACCTGACCGGACCGGCCGCTGGACTCCGCGATCGCCTGCTGCGCTGGGACCGCCGTATGGACGCCGACAGCCGGGAGGCGGCCGGGTTCGCCGTCCTGCGCAGCGCCCTCGTCCGCCGCCTCGCCGCGCACCCGGCCTTCGCCGCCCTGACGGCCCCGCCCGCCTACCCGGAGGTCTTCCTCCCCTGGCTGGCGCTCCTCCCGCGCATCGGCTTCGCCCTCGAACACCTGCTGCGCGCCGAGGAGTTGTTCGGGATCGACCGGCCGGCACTCGTCCGGGAGGCCCTGGAGGAGGTCGCCGCGCAGGCCCAGGTCCAGGCCCAGGTCCAGGCCCAGTCGCAGCTGTCCGGCCGCTGGGGCGACACCCACCGCCTCGCCCCCTGGCGGGCACTCCCCGACGCCTCGGACCAGGCGGCCCCGGCCCTCTCCGGCGACCACGACTGTGTGCTGTGCACCTCGGCCGTGCCCGGCTGGACCGACCTCGCCGCGCGTGGCCCGGCCGCCCGTTACGTGTGGGACCTGGCCCGCCGCGAGGACAGCCTGTGGGTCGTCCCGTACGGGGCGTCAGGGCTGCCCGGCCACCCCCACCACCACGACCAGCTCCCTCTGTGGCTCAAGGGCGAACTGGCCCCGGTCGTCACCGACTGGGCACACCTGACGAAGGAGAGCGACGATGTCTGA
- a CDS encoding HhH-GPD-type base excision DNA repair protein — MDVTLHLSQDPEADELLGRSPLAALVGMLLDQQVPMEWAFKGPRTIADRLDADDLDAHVIAAQDPEAFAALLSEKPAVHRYPGSMAKRVQQLCQYLVEHYDGDAGAVWSGVSTGKELLKRLEDLPGFGKQKAQIFLALLGKQLGVRPTGWREAAGPYGEPKSFRSVADITGPESLTKVRAHKQEMKAAAKAAKAAKG, encoded by the coding sequence ATGGACGTCACCCTTCACCTCTCCCAGGACCCCGAGGCCGACGAACTCCTCGGGCGCTCCCCGCTCGCCGCGCTGGTCGGGATGCTGCTGGACCAGCAGGTTCCGATGGAGTGGGCGTTCAAGGGCCCCCGCACGATCGCCGACCGCCTCGACGCCGACGACCTCGACGCGCACGTCATCGCCGCCCAGGACCCGGAGGCCTTCGCCGCGCTCCTCTCCGAGAAGCCGGCCGTGCACCGCTACCCCGGCTCCATGGCCAAGCGCGTCCAGCAGCTCTGCCAGTACCTCGTCGAGCACTACGACGGTGACGCCGGCGCCGTCTGGAGCGGCGTGAGCACCGGCAAGGAGCTGCTCAAACGCCTTGAGGACCTGCCCGGCTTCGGCAAGCAGAAGGCCCAGATCTTCCTGGCCCTGCTGGGCAAGCAACTCGGCGTACGCCCCACAGGCTGGCGTGAGGCCGCCGGCCCCTACGGCGAACCGAAGTCCTTCCGCTCGGTCGCCGACATCACCGGCCCGGAGTCCCTGACGAAGGTACGAGCCCACAAACAGGAGATGAAGGCGGCGGCGAAGGCGGCGAAGGCCGCCAAGGGCTGA
- a CDS encoding RNA polymerase sigma factor SigF, with protein MSADQGSSKVLMLTKSESAPVVPVEPDVLDDVTAPEAAQAPALTTATGAIDTRTLSRSLFLRLATLAEDSPERVYVRDTLIELNLPLVRYAAARFRSRNEPMEDIVQVGTIGLIKAIDRFDCERGVEFPTFAMPTVVGEIKRFFRDTSWSVRVPRRLQELRLALTKASDELSQKLDRSPTVAELATVLGVSEEDVVDGLAVGNAYTASSLDSPAPEDDGGEGSLADRLGYEDTALEGVEYRESLKPLLAKLPPRERRIIMLRFFANMTQSQIGEEVGISQMHVSRLLTRTLAQLREGLISD; from the coding sequence ATGTCCGCAGATCAGGGCAGCTCGAAGGTGCTCATGCTCACGAAGAGCGAGTCCGCGCCCGTCGTGCCTGTAGAGCCCGACGTGCTCGACGACGTCACAGCCCCCGAGGCCGCACAGGCCCCGGCACTCACCACGGCCACGGGGGCCATCGACACCCGCACCCTGTCCCGCTCCCTGTTCCTGCGACTGGCCACGCTCGCCGAGGACAGCCCCGAGCGCGTGTACGTCCGGGACACCCTCATCGAGCTCAACCTCCCCCTCGTGCGCTACGCGGCGGCCCGCTTCCGCTCGCGCAACGAGCCGATGGAGGACATCGTCCAGGTCGGCACCATCGGCCTGATCAAGGCGATCGACCGCTTCGACTGCGAACGCGGCGTGGAGTTCCCGACGTTCGCGATGCCGACGGTCGTGGGCGAGATCAAGCGCTTCTTCCGCGACACGTCGTGGTCGGTGCGCGTGCCGAGGCGACTGCAGGAGCTGCGCCTCGCCCTCACCAAGGCCAGCGACGAGCTCTCCCAGAAGCTGGACCGCTCCCCGACGGTCGCCGAACTGGCCACTGTCCTGGGCGTGTCGGAAGAGGACGTGGTCGACGGCCTCGCGGTCGGCAACGCGTACACGGCCTCCTCCCTGGACTCCCCGGCGCCCGAGGACGACGGCGGCGAGGGCTCCCTGGCCGACCGCCTCGGCTACGAGGACACGGCGCTGGAGGGCGTGGAGTACCGCGAGTCCCTGAAGCCGCTGCTGGCCAAGCTGCCGCCGCGCGAGCGCCGCATCATCATGCTGCGCTTCTTCGCCAACATGACGCAGTCCCAGATCGGCGAGGAGGTCGGCATCTCCCAGATGCACGTGTCACGTCTGCTCACCCGGACGCTGGCCCAGTTGCGCGAGGGCCTGATCTCCGACTAG
- the upp gene encoding uracil phosphoribosyltransferase, which produces MRLHVVDHPLVAHKLTTLRDQRTDSATFRRLADELVTLLAYEATRDVRTEQVDIKTPVAPTTGVKLSYPRPLVVPILRAGLGMLDGMVRLLPTAEVGFLGMIRNEETLEASTYATRMPEDLSNRQVYVLDPMLATGGTLVAAIRELIRRGADDVTAVVLLAAPEGVELMERELAGSPVTVVTAAVDDHLNEHGYIVPGLGDAGDRLYGSAE; this is translated from the coding sequence ATGCGTCTCCACGTCGTCGACCACCCCCTGGTCGCCCACAAGCTCACCACGCTGCGCGACCAGCGCACGGACTCCGCGACCTTCCGCCGGCTGGCCGACGAACTGGTCACCCTGCTCGCCTACGAGGCCACGCGGGACGTGCGCACCGAGCAGGTCGACATCAAGACGCCGGTCGCCCCGACCACCGGCGTCAAGCTCTCCTACCCGCGCCCGCTGGTGGTGCCGATCCTGCGGGCGGGCCTCGGCATGCTGGACGGCATGGTCCGGCTGCTGCCGACCGCCGAGGTGGGCTTCCTGGGCATGATCCGCAACGAGGAGACCCTCGAGGCGTCCACGTACGCTACGCGGATGCCGGAGGACCTCTCCAACCGCCAGGTGTACGTCCTGGACCCGATGCTGGCCACCGGCGGCACGCTGGTCGCCGCGATCCGCGAGCTGATCCGGCGCGGCGCGGACGATGTGACGGCCGTGGTGCTGCTCGCCGCCCCGGAGGGTGTGGAGCTCATGGAGCGCGAGCTCGCGGGCTCCCCGGTCACCGTCGTCACGGCGGCCGTCGACGACCACCTCAACGAGCACGGCTACATCGTCCCGGGCCTGGGCGACGCGGGCGACCGGCTGTACGGCTCGGCCGAGTAA